The sequence ttgcttgagtccaggagttcaaggctatgctgagctatgattgtgcaactgcactccagcctgggcaacagagtgagaccctgatcCCCCAACTgcctaaaaagacaaaaaaaaaaaaaaaaaaaaaaaaaacaagactaaCTTTTAATagtgtttttctgttgtttcttatttttgttaattaacaTCTAGAATAAAAACACAGATTTGGCATAGGtcttttgggaaaaataaaagtaatttatggAATTTAAGCAAAACTAATGCCTGCCAAAATCTAGTTATTCTGCTCTTCTTGAGACTTATTTCTAAAGCAGAAAATGGCCGTGGAAGACAGACCAATTTCCTGAGTTGCATACTGGCCAGTGCTGTGGCTATCatacctgctgaataaaaaagtTCCTAAACTACTCAAGCCATCTAACTGATGAAgatttaaagacttaaaatgtTGTTATACTTCCAGTGCTCACGTCAAAAACAATCAAAATTATTACATCTTCAGGTATATGTTTAAATGTTCAAAAGAGggagattttatttctccattactATTTTAATGTAGATTTGTTTTATAATCTACCACCAGGGAGTCAACTGTACCACAATGAACGAATACAGATTGTTTATCAAGATCTAGCCAGCtctctggaatgaaatgtttataaaCTTGTTGTCCCATTTTCTCCTTACTGTATCTTCAGTAACACATACATAAAATCATAATCCTCAATATACTTAGTGAACGTAATCTTAGGAACATCACTCTAATACTTTCCTATAGGCTAAAATATCTATTTCAGTAAAGTTTTCACACAAACAAGATTTTCACATGGAGTTTCATGTTGGGGATTCTACTTACAAATTTACTTCTCTGAGGTAAACGAGGGCCATCCGCTCCTTCAGCATCTTCtgtggcctttttttcttttttggacaaTTGTGAACGTTGttgttccattctttctttctccaatttcttctgcttttcacgttccatttttTCAAGACCTTCGCGAATCCAAGCGGGAAGAGTCCTGCGTTTTACTGCATCTGTTTCACATGGGAAAAATATACACAAGTCagttaagtaaaatatttctacaaacttgtgaggaaattttaaaaatatcccatTAAATATCATGCTTTTCTTCAATGCCATCACTTTTAATAACAGCAGGGAACACTGCTCTAGTGCTTACAATCCGCCAGGACACAACAAAAGCATGTTAAACCATCatctaatttaatccttacaaaagCCCTCAGAGCTCACTACTATTACTCCACTTTTTtccacaggtgaggaaactgagatcaaaaaaattaagtgatttgCTAGTAAGTTAGAAAAGCAGTAAAGTTAGAATCTtcctaaaatgtaaaaagtaaagaTTTATTAACAAATGCTCCTGTCCATTAAATACTGAACAATTTAGAACTTTCCAGATATAAAGTGGCATAAATATGTATTTGTCACTTGAAATAGGCTGGCTCtacaatgttatttaaaaaattgaaattttctgCCAAAATACTTAGGGGAAGTGAAATAACCAGAGGAAAATTAATCTGACAGCAGTGCATCAGATGAACTAAGAGTGGACAGAGATTGAACAATTAGATTTAAAAGGAGAAGGGCTCATATATCTGTATAATGTACTGAAATGCCTACACTGAAGAAAATACCAACATGCTATGGCTAGCATAAATTTTCACTTCATCACaaaatctggaatttaatgtaaaggtttaaagaaaattatttaaacctTTTTAGACCAgtatcatttttgtaattttaagctTTATgaccataaaaaataaagtgtcaaTTCCTAATACATCAGAGATACTCaaacaattttaagaaaacaagacATCCTTTTTATATGATAAAAAAGTCAAGCCAGTTGTGGTCCACTAAACTAAGTTAAATAGCTACCAATTTGTGGAGGCTCCTGCTTCACAGGAAGTGCAATAGGCGAACGCTGACGATCCCTGAATGATGATGGCCTTTCTCTTCGATTCTGGGGAGGTGCTGGAGGTCCTGGAGGTCCTGGTTGCCAATAAGGAGGATGAAATCCACCTTGCGGTGGACCAAAAGCAGCCCCATGCTGAAAGAGTAttgcagtttattttttcttcaaattaataCAATATACTCTCTGGGACACACGTGTGTTATGAACTGGGACAGTAGAAATCCATGTGTGCAGCACATCCAAGAATTCCATGGCTCTAATATCCACCGATACTTCTATAGTCCCAAGAACCTAGGCTTACTTTTCTTAAGATTTTCCAGCTATGTAAATGCAAAGAGGCTTCTAAAAGCCAGCTGATAAGCTGCTTTCAAGAAGTATATGAAATTCTTCATTCTGAATCCATTTACAAGCTAATCCTACCAACACTAAGACATCAAATAGATACTAATTTCTCTTTAACTAGACATTTTTGTCAATTTCAACATCCTACTTACAGTGAACAAAAAGTGAACTAAACAACTTAAGCTGTTTCTATAATCTTGCAGATATATTCATTTATCAGCAAAGATAGAAGTTAATgaatcattaaatattttctgcaaTTTTGCTATTTTCAGAGGCTTTTCTAGGCCAGTTGCCAATACAGCTCTTTGTCTTGTTTACATGGGATCTACCACGCAAAAGTAGGGTAAGCAGATGCTTCCTGCCATTATATTTCTTCAAACAACATAAAAACTGTTGTATCTGTATACCAAGTATACAAGTATCTGAATATTTATCAATGAGAGGATTATCATCTCAAGGTGAATACTATATGTCCATTATCAAATCTACCCTAGaattcatgaaataatttttctttcaaaattttaaattatgatagCAGTTTATAAGTTAATAATTGCAATCAGTTATTTCAAAATGACACCTAGCACTATAATTTAAGGGTAGACCCTGGCAGAGGGAATAAAGTAAATAAAGCCCAACATATGACACTATTCCCCACAGAGTTCTATGTCCCTAGGAATGAATTGGATGCTACAGAGGAAATTATATACAATTCCATTAACATGTCAtgtcagaatggaaaaaaaatgacactaGAAAAACAGTCATAATTCTACATAACACAAGGAATTACACTTAGGAAAATGATCTATGTTCATGTTTTTTATTCATGTCTTAACCATAAGCTATATTCAATTACTGTGCATTCTCTAGtctttaacatttaaatataccattttgaaatataaattagaaaacaaaacatcatATAGCTATTGCacttacacatttttaattttttcaaaaattttccctAATGATCTTTTATACCATTTtcctaatgaaataaaaaaatcagaaaacaaattctaattattttaatactCAAAAATTGATAACTGAGACAGAATGTGCTTATTTATACAAGTCTGAAAAGTGAAACACGTATCTTAGGTATTCTTGATGAGACACTTCCAAAGAATGGATTACGTGCACATCTACAATATTAAAGCAACAAAATATCTTTCACCTGATAGTCAAACTGGTTCACTGGCCCCACTGCAAAATTATCGGGTGGTCCACCAAAGTTGTGATTGTTCTGGTTAAATATATGCCTGTTGTCAGGGGCAAATTCCCCACTGTCCTGACTGTTGCTGTCTTCAGAAGGAGGAACAATGTCCATTGGGCCTGGTGTTGGTGGCATCCATGGCTGATCTGGAGGGGGGTGTGGGGGTTGCTGAtgcattccccattctatttaaGATTTAGGCATAAAAACATTCAACAGGGGGTTATAACAAAATCAACACAGAATTTTAAGATCTCAAGAAAGATTTTTCAGTAAACatacagatttaaaaaacaacttatGACTTCTTGGTCAAATTCCTTTTGTCTATCTTAAAAATAAGCGATGAACTAAACTGTCatatataattcaaaatgagCTAACTCCACTCTAATTCATATCCTAACCAAATGCCCGaagttatttttaacaaatgtaaCAAAATCCAAAGCactatttttgttgaatttttatatttgtttagtaACAACACCACAAAAATAATACCTTGAggttttatataatttctttcttacaCGAACACATTTATCCTCACAACATCCCTGTGAGGTAGGGAGAAATTAGGTATTATTTTTGCCAATTTCGGGAGGGAAAATTGAGGCACACAGAGGTAAatcacttgcccagggtcacaaagTAGAGTAAAACTAAGGGGTAGGGATGCCAGGGGGAGTCATTTAAGAACTTAAACTTAGGaactaaaacattttcaaatgtggGGAAATTTCACTTTCAAGAAAGCTAGAAATGAACCACCTCTCAGTATCAAAGACtagaatatttatgtttttaaaagtaatctaaattctcgttttttttttgtttgttttaaatgagggactcattctgtcacccaggctggagtgcagtggcatgatcacagctcactgcagtctcaatcccctaggctcaagcaatcctcccacctcagcctcccaagtagccgggactacaggcatgcgcctctatgcctggctaatttttaaggttttttttttttttttttttttgtagagacagggccttgctatgttgcccagggtggtctcgactGAGGTCTCCATTCTTATAAGGAGAAACAAAAAGTATTAATAGGGAAAGGAGGTTATGACTTCACCATCAGCATACCCAAATGTGAGGCTGATTCCTCCATAGTTTCAAGTGACTATTAAAAAGGAATAACACAAGCCATGGAAGACTGAATTAGCATCAAGAAATCTACATCATActgtgaaataaaaaagtaaaacacacaaaaacttatGAAAGATCTtcactatctgaaaaaaaaaagggaagaaaaaggtaGGCGGATGGTAGGGGCAGAGTATATTTGACAGACTAATTTGTCACACAGTGacacaatttttctttaattagagGCTAGACATGTTTTACTCTGCCAGTGCTGCTTCTGAAAAGGCCAGAGGTTGCAATAGAGAGACAAAGAATGCTCTCTTCCCTAGATGCCAAGTGAGGTTTCCAGAGTGTTCCCAGCCCCTGTCAGCCTAGGAATGAAGAACCAAGAAAAGAATCAAACTGAGTGCCACAAAGCTAGCAGAATGAGTACAGAATAATTTTAACCACAAAATGTCAAAGTCAAATCAAATTGAAAACTGCCTATTCTTTAAGAAGCATTAATTTCCAGAAGTCATACAActaagcaaatttaaaaatttaataataatcttcattctgttttttaaaagtcttaaaattGTGAAAACATAAACAACAAACCTGGTTGCCACATTCTGTTGAAGTTTGAATCCCCTTGGAAATTCCCATGATTGTTTGGACCAGATTCCATTGTAGACATATCTTGTCCATTTGGCATCATTCCTGGTGGTTGTTCTACCATGCTTTGCTGTCCTGAAGCTTCTCTTTGGGCAATCCAAGCTTGGGCCAATGCAGCCCAATCAATCTGGCCTAACGTAAATTAACACTGAATTCAGCATTCACAATGTAGGAGCTAAAAGAATAGTGCCTCTATTTAAAACAAGCATCTCAATTATTCCTTAGATCTTAAATATTTCAGACAGAGAGGGTATGAGGGatattagaaaatttttttttgaatgagaTCTTAAATATTAAAGCATGCTGTGTCTGAAAGGGTGCTTAGCAAATAACTCATATTCAggctaaaaaataatataaactacTTACACTTTCAGAAAAGAACTCCACAAAAAACACTTTTAACCCATTTCTAATattaattcatataaaatttatcCCCTGCACGTTagtttactgaatttttaaatgtcatcacctttacaaaaaaaatcaccacAAAAATAATCAAACGCTATCATTTCTTCCTTCAACATGTCCTATTTATCTTTCCAGGCCTGCATTCGAGCCTATAGGCCTTTGATGAGAGCAGCTACCTAACTCTGTTTTTCCTTATGGTTGCCCTTCTTTAAATAAGGCTCCCTTCTCTAGCCAAAACATGACTAGTGCAATCTGGCTACAACTTCTTAGCCAGTCTTTACTCAAAATTCATTTCCTCACTATCTTGAAGACTCTCCTCccaagatacatttttttaatttctaaatttttacctatctatctatccatccatccatccatccatctattcacccatgatccatccatccatccatgtagaGTCTGGGTTacgagcctggctaatttttgtatttttggtagtgatggggtttcatcatgttgctccagctggcctcaaactcctgagctcaagcgatttgtccacctcagcttcccaaagtgctagaattacaggcgtgaaccactgcacctggcctctctttCCAAGCATCTACATTTAACATTTCAagatctttttaataatttttattttgcaagtCCACCCAAAAATGCATTAAGATCTAATATTAATAAAGTAAACAAAGTAGAATAAGATATGTTTTTCTGCATCTTACTTTAATGAAGATTAAATAGGTATTCTCATACAGTTTGAAACACTGGCATAACCCCTATGGGGTTACACGTGGCAATGTGCACCTGAAATTACCGTGACTTAACAAACCTAGCTCttttcataagaaaataattGGACAAGTGAATAACAATATGTACACAAGATTATGCTAATTGtttcaaaaagtgaaaaactataaataatacaACATCCAAACGTGGCTTTGTTAAATTATGGTACAATCCTACAATAGAATGATACatggctattaaaaaaagaaatagcatcagATCAACCCAGTGAGGGCAGAGCAATGTAAGTGGTCTTACGGATGAAACAAAATTGGCCACTAGTTAATAATTGTTAAAGCTAAGTAATAAACAAGGGCTCCCTATACTCTTCTACCTTTGTATGTGTGCCTGAAATAGTCCAtagcaaaaagaaattttaaaatgatatagcATACCATTCAGTTCAATATGATATACAACTTTAAGAGTCAGAATTCACAGAAGTGTGTTCTTCGTAAGCaacatattttaggcttttctctttctttagaaAAACAAGGACTAAAtcagtttaaaaaatgtaaaatcttcAAAAAGCTTTCTACATTTTGAGAGTCTTCCAAAGGGAAGTCCATTTCCTGCTATATATGCTATGGCAACGCTATTTATGAGAAGATTAAATTCTGACCATAAAATGATCCAGTACAccaatttcaattccatatcCCTTAATTCCATCATGTGTCTTCTACCCATTTCCACATATCCAACCCCACCCTTTCAAATTCAATTTGTTTCCTTACTTGGATCCTGTTGGTGCTGGAATGACTGCATCCATTGTTGCTGGTTCAAGGGCCACTGCTGCCAAGGCTGTCCTCCTTGATCCCACAtcccttcttttaaaatatacttgatTTTCTATCTTCAATAAAttaaacagtttaaaaattatagtGAGTTAATCTTAAAACCTCACATCAGAAATTATTATATGATGATACATTTATTTCATCAGAGGTCTAAAATTCTTCTCAACAGCTTGCCAGAGGCAATTAGAATTTTTAGGGTACCAAACAAGAGGcagaaaattttatgttaatCCTGGTCTCAGAATTTGGTGGCAAGCATAACACAATGAATTTGGCtcaaaaaagacttaaaaaaaacctCTATTTTTTGTACAATATAAATTTCtggatatttaattattttgaagatTGTAGGAAAAAAGTGATTTCATTTCTCCCCAATCAAGATTCCTTTAAGATAGTAACCAAATAGCTTCAGCTGATGAAGAAAAATTCTTCCTTATAAATAATTACagctaaaaaaatgaagaatgtagaacagaattagaaaactaTCATATTgccaaaagtaataaaatattaattcaggAAACCTTACAAGAAAAGTTGATGAGAAATCAGAAATTCAAAGGTTGCCAAAATATCACCCCTACAGATTATTAGGTGTCTACTATGCTCCCAGAATCACTAAGAATTCTCATCAAAAATGTTTAACTGAGTCCAACTGGGCTTTTGGATTTTACTTCCAATATAAAGCAATTTTAAAGGATAAAGAAATGAGATAAACTGTATTAAATCCAGAAAGTAAGACAGCCTCCAAGACCTGGTTTCTTAACATATAAATAGCATGGAAAAGATGGGAGGGAAGGTACTTTATGTTAATAACTATTAAATTTAGGAGATGGTATGGGGGGGAATCATCACACTAGCCCAGCTTTTCTGTAAGCTAGTCTGAAAACATTCCTAATAAAAGGTTTAAAAGTCTTACAAGTCTAATATCTTTGCAGTTTATCCAACACTGATACACAACCCTGTTCAAGAATCAGTGACTCACATAACCAGGGCAtggtttcttctttattttttgtatccCAAGGCTTAGCTCATAgcaggcatttaataaatgtttactaaatgAATCCTAGATTGATCCTTTCCTGTATGCTAAAAACAAGATAAAAGCAAGCCTTTGTATTGCAGGATCACAAAAAGTAGGCAAGTTGGGtaacaaaaaaatagagatattaaCTCTAATAGGACAATTGGCGATTACAATTCAGGCTTTAAAAAGTTTCCAACTCCAGTCTTCGCAGCATTCCCAAAATGCCATACAGGTATAATTCTATCTGCGGCAGATACTAATCCCTCAAATGAAGAACACTGTGAATTATGGGAGGTGTATTTCTTTGTTACCTTGATTTACTTATGAGTCAAATGTACCTGTCTTCAAGTTACACTAATGTAATCAATTACAATGACATTATTAGAATATGGCAAAATAGGCACTACATAGCACAAATGAGGCCAACAACTGGTTTGGGTATCAGTTCCaagttaaacatatttttttctaacctCTCTTCAgtgtttccttcttcctcccttttttgTCCTGTCCAGTTTCCCAAGTACACCTTTAGAGTCCTTTAAGGCTAAATAGGTTATCGGAGCCCTTGAAAAGTAACTTCACTTACAACTTTAATTAAGAGTTAACAAATAAATAGGAAACACCAAGAAGACACACCAACTGCTATTTAAACTGACCTCAGAGGTTCACCTTCTGTTTAAAACTTAGGTTGATTCAGACTACAGCTTCGAAGCATAGCAGCAAGATTATGTATGccctagggggaaaaaaaagtagatgtCTGCTTATAGATTATCATGATTcgcataaaaataaattctagagatGCAACATAAGTGTGATCATCTCCAAGTTAGTCACTTTTCCTTGCATTAACTTTATAATGGGgaattattttatcataataaaattaaggaaaagagATACACCAGAAATGAAGAGGCAAAGctttttaacatctttttttctttccaaatatctCTTATTTACTTGCACAAttccttcataataaaaaacaatgtcAAACAATTTAGAGAttgagaaaaaaggaacaaacattTGAAATGAAGATCTCATCCACCTGTTATTAACTTAGATGATACAAGGTAATAAAATGTACTAATTTAAATTTTCCTATAGAATTCTATGTTTAGAAATTAACTTTAGCAAGGAGAGAACAGTTTGTTCCTGAAATGGTTTAGTTTCCTTTTTATTCAATCAACAGCTTTTTACAAttgaaagaaagacaaatttattcatctttttatcttCAATAAGGTACAAGAAAGCATCTTGCACACAGCAGACACTAAATAATCAGTGTCTAGCTATTACTTTCTGTTTAAAGGCTAATGATGAGGAAGCTGTTAAGTTCTACTTATGAGAACCAAAAAGCCTGCTGTGCTTTCCAACGCTTTAACAGCTTATCAGAGTCCAATGCATAATTTTTCTGTCTTAAGTCGTAAACTCATATAATACAGACATTATCAACAGCTCTATAAAGTGCCTACTGAAACTGAAAATGTGCACTTACTAAAACCATTTAAATGATGAAAATGATGTATAATGACTCCCTACCATCATTCCCAGTCCATAAATTTACTTTTCCAGAAATTACTCTAAATAAAGGTTGTTTTTCTTACTCATGTTTAATGGTTGTCATGAACAACTTTTTTAGTTCCCCTTTTAAGTTTTCTGGTCACCACTTGTCACCTAGACTTCAGAGCACAGGCTCTGGTTCAGGATGCCTACCTATATCCATTCGTTAGTGGTGTGAACATAAGTTATGCTCTAACCCTTGGTTTTCCAATCTGTAAAACAGAAGACCTAAATGTCTATATCCCAaaggattattgtgaggattaaataagaaacacataaaaactaagcatcAGAAGTTTCAATTCGTGGTGATTAATATCAATACTAGAGCTTTCTCACCATCACTTTTGGTAGCACTCTTCAAGTTAACAACTATTAgggggttttaaaaaaaaaggtgatcggccgagcatggtagctcacgtgtgtaatcccagcactttgggaggccaaggcaggtagattacctgaggtcaggcattcaggatcagcctggccaacatggtgaaaccccgtctctactaaaaaatacaaaaattagccgggcatggcggcgggcgcctgtaatcccagctacttgggaggctgagacaggagaattgcttgaatctgggaggtggaggttgcagtgagccgagattgtgccattgcactccagcctgggcgacaagagagaaacaccatctcaaaaaaaaaaaaaggtgatcaAGCCAACCCACTTCTGCTCAACTCCATTTTCTTCTCCAGAAGCAATCTAAAACTTACAGAGGTTTCACTTTATCTTTGAAAGAATTCTTTAGTCTAAATTTGTCTTCCTGTTTCATGGGTTGAAActtttattgttatcattattatttttttttttttgagaggcagtcttgctctgtcgcccaggctggagtgcagtggcgcgatctgggctcattgcaacctctgcctcctgggttcaagcgattctcctgcctcagcttcccgagtagctgggattacaggtgcccgccaccacgcctggctaatttttgtatttcagtagagatggggtttcactatgcaggtcaagctggtctcgaacttctgacctcaaatgatctacccacctcggcctcccaaagtgctgggattataggtgtgaaccaccgcacccagctgaagcttttattaaaaaaaaaaaaaaaaaa is a genomic window of Pongo pygmaeus isolate AG05252 chromosome 5, NHGRI_mPonPyg2-v2.0_pri, whole genome shotgun sequence containing:
- the PNISR gene encoding arginine/serine-rich protein PNISR isoform X4; translated protein: MWDQGGQPWQQWPLNQQQWMQSFQHQQDPSQIDWAALAQAWIAQREASGQQSMVEQPPGMMPNGQDMSTMESGPNNHGNFQGDSNFNRMWQPG